In a single window of the Pontibacter russatus genome:
- a CDS encoding nucleoside deaminase — MNEELYMRKCIELALIAKKRGDSPGGALIVRKGKIIAEGIEGGKTFRDITYHSEIEAIRQATEFLQAADLSDCELYTTHEPCIMCSYVIRHHKISHVFFGLATGEIGGISSKLPVLSETSVRRWGSPPKLTAGVLESECRILHEEG, encoded by the coding sequence ATGAACGAGGAATTATATATGCGGAAGTGTATTGAGCTGGCACTTATTGCAAAAAAACGCGGAGACAGTCCTGGAGGAGCGCTGATTGTGCGGAAAGGAAAAATAATTGCGGAGGGCATAGAAGGTGGAAAGACGTTCAGGGATATAACGTATCATTCCGAGATTGAAGCAATAAGACAAGCGACTGAATTTCTCCAGGCAGCAGACCTCTCTGATTGTGAACTGTATACCACCCATGAACCCTGCATCATGTGCTCATATGTTATCCGGCATCATAAAATCAGCCATGTCTTTTTCGGGCTTGCAACAGGCGAAATAGGAGGCATTAGCTCAAAGCTGCCGGTCCTGTCAGAGACCTCCGTTAGAAGATGGGGCAGCCCACCCAAATTAACAGCCGGGGTTTTAGAAAGCGAGTGCCGGATACTACACGAGGAAGGTTGA